The DNA region ACAGGGCGCGCATCAGCATATAGGCAAAGCCCGGGCCGAAGAGGTTGAGGCCGATGCCGATCACGATCTGCTGGCCGTTGCAGTAAATGGCCAGCACCCCCAGGATCAGCGCCAAAAATGCACCGGCGGCGCAGCCGCACAGTAGCCCTACCCAGGGGCTGCCCGTATAGTAGGCGCCCACGGCGGCGAGAAAGCCGCTGAAGAGCATGGAGCCCTCAATGCCGATGTTGATGACGCCGGCCCGCTCGCTGATGGTGCAGGCCAGGGTGCCCAGTGCAATGGGTGCGGTCAGCCGGATGGCAGAGGCAAAAAAGTTGGCAAATGAGATCCAAAAATCCATTATTCAGCAGCTCCTTCCTGTTTCCGGCCCCGGCCGACACAGCTCTTGAGCCGCTGCCACAGGTGGCCCAGCACATTCCACACATCCGGAGAGGCCACCAGCATGACAATAAAGCCCTGGAGCACGGAGATCATCTCCGTTGTCACCTGGCTGGTCAGGCTCATGCTGATGGAGGCGGAGCGCAGCATTCCGAACAGGAAGGCGCTCAGCAGCACACCCACAGGCGAATTCATGGCAAGGGTGGCCACGGTAATGCCGTCCCAGCCGTATCCGGGGGAGAAGCCCATGACAAAGCGCTTATATACCGCCAGGCACTGGATGGACCCGCCCAGGGCAAACAGACCGCCGCTGATGCACATGGCGGCAATCGTCCGGCCATAGATCGGCAGTCCGGCCTGCTGCATGGCACGGGGGTTGCTGCCCATGGCCCGCAGGGAAAAGCCAAAGGGGGTCTTATACAGCATCCAGGTCACGACCACTACGCAAAAAAGCGCCACAAGAACGCCGTAGTTAAACTGCGTGCTGGGGAAAATGCGCGGCAAAATGCTGCCCTCGTTAACAACCACGGTCTCCGTGTTGCTGGCACCGGGACGCTGAAAATAGCTTTTGACGATATACTCCGTCAGCAGGGCGGCGATGGAGTTCATCATAATGGTGGCCACGGACAGTGAGGTCAGGTTTCGCCCGGCAAACAGGGTGGGCAGGAGTGCCCACAGAGCGCCGGCTGCAAAGCCCGCCAGCAGTGCCAGCAGCCAGCCCCACGGCGCCGGCAGCGGCACCGTCAGGCCCACAATAACGGAGGCCAGACCGCCCACCAGCACCTGTCCCTCACCGCCGATGTTGAAAACACCGCTCTGGAAGGCCACCGCCGCGCCGAGACCGGTCATGATCAGCGGCAGCATATATGCCAGCACATTCAGAAAGCTCTTGGTGCTGCCGAAGGAGCCGGTGAGTATGCTCCAATATACGGCCAGAGGATCCCGCCCGGTAAGCCGTATGGTCAGCCCGAACAGCACCAGCGCCAGAACCAACGAAAACAGCGACAATCGAATCCTTGTTTTTTTCACAGTGTCCCTCCTTGCGCAGATGATTTATCTCTGCCGATAAGGCTCGGGGCCGAAGGCCAGGCA from Vescimonas fastidiosa includes:
- a CDS encoding ABC transporter permease is translated as MKKTRIRLSLFSLVLALVLFGLTIRLTGRDPLAVYWSILTGSFGSTKSFLNVLAYMLPLIMTGLGAAVAFQSGVFNIGGEGQVLVGGLASVIVGLTVPLPAPWGWLLALLAGFAAGALWALLPTLFAGRNLTSLSVATIMMNSIAALLTEYIVKSYFQRPGASNTETVVVNEGSILPRIFPSTQFNYGVLVALFCVVVVTWMLYKTPFGFSLRAMGSNPRAMQQAGLPIYGRTIAAMCISGGLFALGGSIQCLAVYKRFVMGFSPGYGWDGITVATLAMNSPVGVLLSAFLFGMLRSASISMSLTSQVTTEMISVLQGFIVMLVASPDVWNVLGHLWQRLKSCVGRGRKQEGAAE